A region from the Methanomassiliicoccales archaeon genome encodes:
- a CDS encoding carboxymuconolactone decarboxylase family protein has translation MSLELIAQQQPEVIRAMYRFKNEVFKNNILTFKEKELIAVAVTAVLKCDECFDLHAQKAMEAGATKDEIRESLTVAMYLAGPSAIVGMPSIKKLLSE, from the coding sequence ATGAGTCTTGAACTGATCGCACAACAGCAGCCCGAGGTCATACGGGCAATGTACCGTTTTAAGAACGAGGTGTTCAAGAATAACATCCTTACCTTCAAAGAGAAGGAGCTCATCGCCGTGGCGGTGACCGCGGTCCTGAAATGTGATGAATGTTTCGACCTCCATGCCCAGAAAGCAATGGAGGCCGGAGCTACCAAGGACGAGATACGTGAATCCTTGACCGTAGCAATGTATCTGGCCGGCCCGAGCGCGATAGTTGGAATGCCCTCCATCAAGAAATTATTATCCGAATGA
- a CDS encoding DUF2098 family protein, whose translation MQEGDYAKYKVTGTVGKVLEVQERDGVEWAMLDTYELWYVTSLLEPALAAEYKRTSFKERTRTMSLEEMDALTKDVIADISTLTPSGGG comes from the coding sequence ATGCAAGAAGGAGACTACGCGAAATACAAAGTCACCGGGACGGTGGGAAAGGTACTGGAAGTGCAAGAGCGCGATGGGGTGGAATGGGCTATGCTCGACACCTACGAACTCTGGTACGTAACCAGTCTCCTCGAACCTGCCTTGGCGGCCGAGTACAAGCGGACCTCCTTCAAGGAGAGGACCCGGACGATGTCATTGGAAGAAATGGACGCTTTGACCAAGGATGTCATAGCCGACATATCGACCTTGACACCGAGCGGGGGCGGCTGA
- the mcrA gene encoding coenzyme-B sulfoethylthiotransferase subunit alpha, with product MAKEKDKMFIAAMKKKFKEDPTEVRSQHYSYGGWRQSGRKREWVEQANKIAKARGIPMMNQDVGVALGQRVLMPYQLSHTDIYGEADDLHWVNNAAMQQCWDDIRRTVIVGLDVAHNVIEKRLSKEVTPETINRYLEAVNHTMPGGAVVQEHMAELCPEMVKDSYVKVFSGDDELIDEIDKCFVIDINKEFPAAQAKQLKAAVGKKLWQVVRVPSIIGRVCDGGTIARHSAMQISMAFITAYRLAAGEAAIADFAFAAKHAAVVEMGTMMPARRARSPNEPGGIPFGVLADMVQSTRTKPDDPGRAALETVALGAVIYDQIYLGSYMSGGVGFTQYATAAYTDNILEDYTYWAIDHIKDKYGGLCNSKPTTDLIEKLGSEVNSYALEMYERYPAAMEAHFGGSQRATVAAAATGIATAFATGNANAGVNGWYLSMYQHRERLGRLGFYGYDLQDMCGAANSFSYRSDEGLPHELRGPNFPNYAMNVGHLSGYGGIAMAPHAARGDAYVCNPLVKIAFADKNLPFDWANITKEFGRGCLREFMPAGERTAIIPAK from the coding sequence ATGGCGAAGGAAAAGGACAAAATGTTTATCGCCGCCATGAAGAAGAAGTTCAAGGAGGACCCCACGGAGGTCCGCTCTCAGCACTATTCCTACGGAGGCTGGAGACAGTCTGGAAGGAAGCGGGAGTGGGTAGAGCAGGCGAACAAGATCGCCAAGGCCCGTGGAATCCCCATGATGAACCAGGACGTCGGTGTTGCGCTCGGCCAGAGGGTCTTGATGCCCTACCAGCTGTCCCATACCGACATTTATGGTGAGGCCGATGACCTACACTGGGTCAACAACGCTGCAATGCAGCAGTGCTGGGACGACATACGCAGGACCGTCATCGTCGGTCTGGACGTCGCCCACAACGTTATAGAGAAGAGGCTGTCGAAGGAGGTCACCCCTGAGACCATCAACCGCTACCTGGAAGCTGTTAACCACACCATGCCAGGCGGCGCAGTGGTTCAGGAGCACATGGCCGAGCTTTGCCCTGAGATGGTGAAGGATTCCTACGTCAAGGTGTTCTCTGGTGACGACGAGCTGATCGACGAGATCGACAAGTGCTTCGTCATCGACATCAACAAGGAGTTCCCAGCAGCTCAGGCCAAGCAGCTGAAGGCCGCCGTTGGCAAGAAGCTGTGGCAGGTCGTGCGTGTGCCATCCATCATAGGCCGCGTGTGCGACGGTGGTACCATAGCCAGGCACTCTGCGATGCAGATTTCCATGGCCTTTATCACCGCCTACAGACTGGCAGCCGGAGAAGCCGCTATCGCCGACTTCGCCTTCGCCGCCAAGCACGCTGCAGTGGTGGAAATGGGTACCATGATGCCCGCCAGGAGGGCCAGGAGCCCCAACGAGCCTGGTGGAATTCCGTTCGGAGTATTGGCCGATATGGTGCAGAGCACCAGGACCAAGCCGGACGACCCAGGTCGCGCTGCGTTGGAGACTGTCGCTTTGGGTGCAGTGATCTATGACCAGATATACCTCGGGTCTTACATGTCCGGAGGAGTCGGGTTCACTCAGTACGCCACTGCCGCCTATACCGACAACATCCTAGAGGACTACACCTACTGGGCCATTGACCACATAAAGGACAAGTACGGCGGACTCTGCAACAGCAAGCCCACCACCGACCTTATCGAAAAGCTCGGGTCCGAGGTCAATTCGTACGCCCTGGAGATGTACGAGCGCTACCCGGCCGCCATGGAAGCCCACTTCGGTGGATCCCAGAGGGCCACTGTGGCAGCAGCCGCAACCGGTATCGCTACCGCCTTCGCCACTGGTAACGCCAACGCAGGTGTTAACGGATGGTATCTCTCTATGTACCAACACAGGGAGAGGCTCGGCAGGCTAGGGTTCTACGGATACGATCTTCAGGATATGTGCGGTGCAGCCAATTCGTTCTCCTACAGGAGCGACGAGGGTCTGCCCCACGAACTGAGGGGTCCGAACTTCCCGAACTACGCCATGAACGTGGGTCACCTGAGCGGATACGGCGGTATCGCTATGGCTCCTCACGCAGCTCGCGGCGACGCCTACGTGTGCAACCCGCTGGTCAAGATCGCCTTCGCAGACAAGAACCTCCCATTCGACTGGGCCAACATCACCAAGGAGTTTGGCCGCGGTTGCCTGAGGGAATTCATGCCTGCGGGTGAGAGGACCGCAATCATCCCCGCCAAGTAA
- the mcrG gene encoding coenzyme-B sulfoethylthiotransferase subunit gamma, which produces MAKTKYKAQFYPGTTLPAKNRRRLMDPNVKLEKLRDVPMDDVVKILGHRTPGSDYATIHPPLEEGSEPDCPIRQLVEASDGAKHGDRIRYVQFTDSVYWAPIIPYVRAQMYMWRLRGIDTGTLSGRQIIEMRERDVEKIAKELIDNETFDTARTGIRGATVHGHAVRLDQNGLMFDAWQRFRWNAKKGEVEYVKDQVGVPLDKPVPVGKPMPEKWLKEHTPMFRADGVDMRDDEEVMRQNLRIHTLRSKCGFKPFDVKED; this is translated from the coding sequence ATGGCTAAGACAAAATACAAAGCACAATTCTATCCTGGCACCACCCTGCCCGCCAAGAACAGGAGACGCCTGATGGACCCCAACGTTAAGTTGGAAAAGCTTCGCGACGTTCCGATGGACGACGTGGTCAAGATCTTGGGTCACAGAACCCCAGGTTCCGACTATGCCACCATCCACCCGCCGCTGGAGGAGGGTTCCGAGCCCGACTGCCCGATCAGGCAGTTGGTCGAGGCAAGCGATGGCGCAAAGCATGGAGACAGGATAAGATACGTTCAGTTCACCGACTCTGTCTACTGGGCCCCTATCATACCGTATGTTAGGGCTCAGATGTACATGTGGAGGTTGAGAGGTATCGATACTGGTACCCTATCTGGAAGGCAGATCATCGAGATGAGGGAGAGGGACGTCGAAAAGATCGCCAAGGAACTCATCGACAACGAGACCTTTGATACCGCAAGGACTGGTATCAGGGGAGCTACCGTGCACGGCCACGCCGTTAGGCTTGACCAGAACGGTCTGATGTTCGACGCCTGGCAGAGGTTCCGGTGGAACGCTAAGAAGGGAGAGGTCGAGTACGTGAAGGATCAGGTCGGTGTCCCGTTGGACAAGCCTGTCCCGGTCGGAAAGCCGATGCCCGAGAAGTGGTTGAAGGAGCACACCCCGATGTTCCGCGCAGATGGCGTGGACATGAGGGACGACGAGGAGGTCATGAGGCAGAACCTCAGGATACACACCCTTAGAAGCAAGTGTGGCTTCAAGCCCTTCGATGTTAAGGAGGACTGA
- the mcrD gene encoding methyl-coenzyme M reductase operon protein D, producing MDKPTSEEVPLPEIQIFPERLLLADTTEMLLNRLHEVKNVRKITVQGEDLPAVMKMGPGTGGPVNHPERRMITVVGEEVELRVQVGRIFVEISDIDFVTQALKDIEEVCKDLLPFGFNLEVGRYSKFKPTVTDYKKGLVK from the coding sequence ATGGATAAGCCTACCTCTGAAGAGGTTCCCCTGCCCGAGATACAGATCTTCCCGGAGCGATTACTGCTCGCGGACACCACTGAAATGTTACTGAACAGGTTGCACGAAGTGAAGAACGTGAGAAAGATAACCGTTCAAGGCGAGGACCTACCGGCGGTCATGAAAATGGGCCCCGGGACCGGAGGCCCTGTGAATCATCCGGAACGCCGAATGATCACAGTGGTTGGGGAAGAAGTGGAACTGAGGGTCCAAGTCGGTCGTATTTTCGTCGAGATAAGCGACATCGATTTTGTAACTCAGGCCTTAAAGGACATCGAGGAGGTTTGCAAGGATTTGCTCCCCTTCGGGTTCAATCTCGAGGTAGGTCGATATTCGAAGTTCAAGCCGACTGTTACCGATTATAAAAAAGGATTGGTGAAATAA
- the mcrB gene encoding coenzyme-B sulfoethylthiotransferase subunit beta, which translates to MARFKDKVDLYDDRGKVIEKDVPLEAISPLNNAAIKRTISLTKRTIAVNLEGIEKGLKTGAVGNLNVPGRVLNVAVVADADKLAKRIRDIIKVSKDDDSEVKSMADGKRMVVTCPSVRIDSGAEYTTGFTCVAAAVTEAIIDHFDVNMFEASMVKAAVWGRYPQTINMLGSNLKSILDVPQLNEGTGYALRNIMANHIVMLTGRNAMNAAALSSIYETAAAYEMGDAIGNFERQHLLSLAYQGLNANNLVYSWVKENGKTGTVGDVVASMVGRALEDKVIKKGKKFPSGFVEYVTNDFPLWNAYVSAGLLAAICVNIGAARAAQGIPSTILYYNDLVEHETSLPGTDYGRAMGTSVGMSFFSHSIYGGGGPGLFHGNHVVTRHAKGTVIPVIAAGCALDAGTQYFSAEHTSAVLKEVFGEIPEFKNPLKVVGKEAKKLKEQVA; encoded by the coding sequence ATGGCAAGATTTAAAGACAAGGTGGACTTGTATGATGACAGAGGCAAGGTCATTGAAAAGGACGTGCCTCTAGAAGCAATAAGTCCGTTAAACAACGCGGCCATTAAGCGAACCATCTCTCTGACAAAGAGGACGATCGCAGTCAACCTCGAGGGTATTGAGAAAGGTCTCAAGACCGGAGCGGTTGGCAACTTGAACGTCCCAGGCAGGGTTTTGAATGTCGCAGTAGTGGCGGACGCTGACAAATTGGCTAAAAGGATTAGAGACATAATCAAGGTCAGCAAGGACGACGACTCTGAAGTCAAGAGCATGGCAGACGGTAAGAGAATGGTTGTTACCTGCCCCAGCGTCAGAATTGACTCTGGTGCCGAGTATACCACTGGATTTACCTGTGTCGCTGCCGCCGTGACTGAGGCCATTATCGACCATTTCGACGTGAATATGTTCGAGGCCTCGATGGTGAAGGCAGCTGTTTGGGGAAGATACCCTCAGACCATCAACATGCTGGGCTCCAACCTGAAGAGCATCCTTGATGTTCCTCAGCTGAACGAGGGTACTGGCTACGCGCTCAGGAACATCATGGCCAACCACATCGTCATGTTGACCGGTAGGAACGCCATGAACGCCGCCGCTCTGTCCTCTATCTACGAGACCGCAGCGGCCTACGAGATGGGTGACGCAATCGGCAACTTCGAGAGGCAGCACCTGTTGTCCCTGGCTTACCAGGGTCTGAACGCCAACAACCTGGTTTATAGCTGGGTCAAGGAGAACGGAAAGACCGGCACTGTCGGTGACGTCGTCGCATCCATGGTCGGAAGGGCCTTGGAGGACAAGGTCATCAAGAAGGGCAAGAAGTTCCCGTCCGGATTCGTTGAGTACGTTACCAACGACTTCCCGCTGTGGAACGCCTATGTGTCCGCTGGTCTGCTAGCCGCGATCTGTGTGAACATCGGTGCCGCAAGGGCCGCACAAGGTATTCCATCCACCATTCTATACTACAACGACCTGGTGGAGCACGAAACCAGCCTGCCCGGTACTGACTATGGTAGGGCTATGGGTACATCTGTCGGTATGTCTTTCTTCAGCCACTCTATCTATGGTGGAGGCGGTCCGGGTCTGTTCCACGGAAACCACGTGGTTACCAGACACGCGAAGGGAACCGTCATACCGGTGATTGCCGCGGGTTGTGCCCTGGATGCCGGAACACAGTACTTCAGCGCAGAACACACCTCTGCAGTTCTGAAGGAGGTCTTCGGTGAGATTCCAGAGTTCAAGAACCCATTGAAGGTGGTCGGCAAGGAGGCCAAGAAGTTGAAGGAGCAGGTGGCTTGA
- a CDS encoding TfuA-related McrA-glycine thioamidation protein, with product MSRPVVFLGPSLSLDEAREILDADYRPPVKRGDLTQLGDVDVVGIIDGVFLQNCSVGHREIMALMVKGVKVVGGGSMGALRASELSQLGMIGVGRIFEEYSSGKIEGDDEVALVFDPENYEALSEPMVNIRFLVKSAIRDGVIDLKEGEEMLTEFRKIYYPRRTISGFLSMISSLLSREKSERFNFYFTANYRDYKKEDAITVLLSL from the coding sequence ATGAGCCGGCCGGTGGTGTTTCTGGGCCCCAGCCTGTCGCTGGATGAGGCACGTGAGATATTGGATGCGGACTATCGTCCTCCTGTAAAGAGGGGGGACCTGACACAGTTGGGGGATGTTGACGTCGTTGGCATAATCGACGGTGTGTTCCTACAGAACTGCTCGGTCGGTCACCGAGAGATAATGGCATTGATGGTCAAGGGCGTGAAGGTGGTTGGCGGGGGTAGCATGGGCGCCCTAAGAGCATCGGAACTGAGCCAGTTAGGAATGATAGGCGTCGGACGCATTTTTGAAGAATATTCTAGCGGTAAGATCGAAGGGGACGACGAAGTAGCCCTGGTATTCGATCCTGAGAACTATGAAGCTCTATCTGAACCCATGGTCAATATCAGGTTTCTAGTGAAATCCGCGATACGCGATGGGGTGATCGATCTCAAAGAAGGTGAAGAGATGCTCACCGAATTCAGAAAGATTTACTATCCCCGGCGTACCATTTCCGGATTCCTGTCCATGATCTCTTCATTATTGTCTCGTGAAAAATCAGAGCGATTCAATTTTTATTTTACAGCAAATTACCGAGATTATAAGAAGGAAGACGCGATAACAGTCCTGTTATCTCTTTAA